The DNA region CCTGAGCCGATCAACGCTTCGGTGATGGGGACGGCGCAATACGTTGATTCGATTCAAACCACCTGGATCGACAACAATCAAAAGGAAGCCCTCAATTGGACCTCGGCTGCGATCAAAAAAGACGACCTGTTTTCGACCTTTTCGATTTCACATCAACCATCGAAGCCAACCACAAGCACTCCCATCACGCTATTTGCCAAGGCGCCGCTACGGTTCGAGGTCGCAAGCATCCAGGCGGAAATTCAGCGCGGCCTGCGCCAGCCGTTTGCAGCCTTGCCTGATCCGTATCGCTTCGAGGACGGGCAATTCCAATATTTTTCCTGGAGCCTGCCGCCGCTGGCGCTCAACCACAGCCTCGCCTACCGCATCCGCGTCGAAACCCAAGACGGCGAAAACGAAATGATTTGGGATTATTTGAAGGCGAGGGAGTGAATAAATAATGCCTCGGATTAGCGAATTTTTCGGAATCGTAATTTGGATGTATTATAATGATCATGCGCCTATACATTTTCACGCTGAATATGGTGAATATGAAGCGCTATTTGATATAGATACTTTAGAAATTATCTGAGGTGAATTACCGAGGCGAGCATATTCTTTAGTGTTGGAATGGGCAGCAATGCACCGAGAGGAATTGAGAAATAATTGGGATAGAGCACGAAACGGTGAACCATTAATACGGATTTCTCCACTCGAATAAAGGTACAATGAAACAGCAACGAGTCAAAATCATAGAAGCAAAGCCTCTGACTGAATTTCATGTTGCGTTGAAATTTAACGATGGCCATGAAAAAGAAATTGATCTATTGCCGTTTCTCAACGGTCAAGTTTTCGAACCGCTGAAAAATGATCCTGCTCTATTCAGACAAATCTCCCTTGAAGGCGGAACGCTCTGCTGGCCAACTGGCGCCGATATCGATCCTTACGTTCTCTATTATGGAAGCGCAGAAGAAGCCGAAAAATATATAATGAAAACCTCTGCCACTCTCACTTAATCTTTTCCACTCCACAACGCTCAATTGACAACGCCCCACGCTCTCGCCTATAGTGTGTGTAATCGCTGGGGGTGGACGGGCGTACCGTCCTGAGAACATACCCCTCGAACCTGATCCGGCTCGAACCGGCGGAGGGAAGCGATTGTTGCACGCCGCTTTTTTCTTTTCGTAATTTCTTCCGCGACCTGCAATCCCCTCCGAACCATTTAGCGCCTGGCGTCGTATCGCTGTGCGCGAGGAGAACCCGATGATTAACTATTACCCTAAACCGGAACCGATGTCGTTCAATCGGCAACCCGCTGCGCCCGGCGGCAATGTCACCCAGATGCACTTCGCCCGCAAAGGCATCATCACCGATGAAATGCAATACGTCGCGAAATGCGAACGGCTCGATGCGGAAACCATCCGCGCCGAGGTCGCCCGCGGACGCATGATTATCCCCGCCAACGTCAATCACAAATCGCTGGAGCCAATGGCGATCGGCATCGCGTCGAGTTGTAAGATCAACGCCAACATCGGCAACTCGGCGGTCACCTCCGACCTCAGCGAAGAAGTCAAAAAGATGCAATGGGCTGTCAAACACGGCGCGGATACGGTGATGGATCTCTCCACCGGCGGCGACATCCCCGGCATTCGCCAGGCGATCATCGACGCCAGCCCGGTCCCCATCGGCACGGTGCCGACCTACGAAGCGCTGACCAAAGTGCGACAGATTGAAGAATTGACCGAAGAAATCCTGCTCGAAACCATCGAAGACCAGGCCAAGCAGGGCGTGGGTTATATGACCATCCATGCGGGGCTGCTCTTGCGCCATATTCCCAAGACGCTCAACCGCGTCACCGGAATCGTCAGCCGCGGCGGCTCGATCATGGCGCGTTGGATGATGCACCATCACCGCGAGAACCCCTACTACACCATCTATGACGAGATTTGCGAAATCTTCAAACGCTACGACGTTGCGTTTAGCATCGGCGACGGTTTGCGTCCCGGCTGCCTGGCCGACGCCAGCGATGAAGCCCAGTTCGCCGAACTCGAAACCATGGGCGAACTCACACGCCGCGCCTGGGAGTATGACGTGCAGGTGATGTGCGAAGGCCCCGGTCACGTCCCCATGGACCAGATCGAGATGAACGTCAAAAAGCAGATGGAAATTTGCGACGAAGCGCCGTTCTACGTCCTCGGC from Candidatus Hinthialibacter antarcticus includes:
- the thiC gene encoding phosphomethylpyrimidine synthase ThiC codes for the protein MINYYPKPEPMSFNRQPAAPGGNVTQMHFARKGIITDEMQYVAKCERLDAETIRAEVARGRMIIPANVNHKSLEPMAIGIASSCKINANIGNSAVTSDLSEEVKKMQWAVKHGADTVMDLSTGGDIPGIRQAIIDASPVPIGTVPTYEALTKVRQIEELTEEILLETIEDQAKQGVGYMTIHAGLLLRHIPKTLNRVTGIVSRGGSIMARWMMHHHRENPYYTIYDEICEIFKRYDVAFSIGDGLRPGCLADASDEAQFAELETMGELTRRAWEYDVQVMCEGPGHVPMDQIEMNVKKQMEICDEAPFYVLGPLVTDVAPGYDHITSAIGAAMAGQAGVAMLCYVTPKEHLGLPNMEDVKQGCIAYKIAAHAADVARKRPGARDWDDALSRARYAFNWEQQFELSLDPDTARAYHDETLPDESYKEAAFCSMCGPKFCAYNISQHTLQQNVRDLRDKLKSEGKIDDKMVLPK
- a CDS encoding DUF2442 domain-containing protein, encoding MKQQRVKIIEAKPLTEFHVALKFNDGHEKEIDLLPFLNGQVFEPLKNDPALFRQISLEGGTLCWPTGADIDPYVLYYGSAEEAEKYIMKTSATLT